One stretch of Erpetoichthys calabaricus chromosome 14, fErpCal1.3, whole genome shotgun sequence DNA includes these proteins:
- the LOC114664771 gene encoding inactive rhomboid protein 2-like — MAFNEQSNNDDQLDSRLKSLRPPSLVLQLPPHEDAEENSNKKAEIPRSSFRKSLIRQEMGEPVMSESGQERRSTFRRQASLSKSIRRGTAQWFGVSTECEDKQQEWHRKSLRHCSQRYGPLKAQYRETELPSQDGQSFQALESPVPSRMPKIVDPLARGRAFRYPDDTDQPRTPHPVHPPLTPGMASLSSFTSVRSGVMRLPCRKRESVAKMSFRAAAALIKGRPILPSPVPQWKCSRRSFVRPSWQEDEMVDGTDTLDSSFFSKMDIHEEMYSMPDDVFESPPLSASGVPAPPPHFGLEPQTTHKKEVIQLPSLGTAGPRRGRRIASQVKHFAFDKKKRQYGLGVVGKWLDRTYRRSLSSTVQKQLEDVHSHRPYFTYWLTFVHIVITILSISTYGFAPIGFAQHSTTELVLRNKGIYESIKYTQQENFWLGPGSDALIHLGAKFSPCIRRDEQIGLYIEKARERERFSGCCIQNDNSGCVQTRRQDCSETLATFVRWTNNSGNLNNADTRPSSVVCHQDPRTCEEPASAPPHVWPDDITQWPICTLQPKKSITGFKHMDCVIKGRPCCIGTKGRCEISTREYCKFMHGYFHEEATLCSQVHCLDEVCGLLPFLNPQYPDQFYRLWLSLFLHAGIIHCLVSVVFQMTVLRDLEKLAGWLRISIIFILSGITGNLASALFLPYRAEVGPAGSQFGILACLFVELFQSWQILEQPWTAFCKLLSLVLILFLCGLLPWIDNIAHIFGFLSGLLLSFAFLPYITFGTSDKMRKHAMIIVSLLAFLGLLGSLIVWFYVYPINWHWLEYLTCIPFTKDFCERYDLDHVVHLTP, encoded by the exons ATGGCATTCAATGAACAGAGCAACAATGATGACCAGCTAGACAGCCGTCTAAAGAGCCTCAGGCCTCCAAGTCTTGTCCTGCAGTTGCCACCCCATGAAGATGCTGAAGAGAATAGCAACAAGAAGGCAGAG ATCCCAAGGTCTTCATTCCGGAAGAGTTTGATCCGTCAGGAGATGGGTGAGCCAGTGATGAGTGAGAGTGGGCAGGAGCGACGTTCTACCTTTCGTCGTCAGGCCTCCCTTTCTAAGAGCATTCGTAG AGGAACAGCGCAATGGTTTGGTGTTAGTACTGAATGTGAGGACAAACAACAAGAGTGGCATCGCAAAAGCTTGAGGCACTGTAGTCAACGATACGGTCCTCTCAAGGCCCAGTACCGAGAGACAGAGTTGCCAAGCCAGGATGGGCAATCATTTCAAGCCCTTGAATCTCCAGTGCCTAGTCGGATGCCCAAG ATTGTGGACCCTCTGGCCCGTGGCAGAGCCTTTCGATATCCTGATGACACAGACCAACCAAGAACACCCCACCCAGTTCATCCACCCCTTACTCCTGGAATGGCTTCACTCAGTTCATTCACCAGTGTCCGTTCTGGGGTAATGCGCCTGCCTTGTCGAAAGCGTGAGTCCGTGGCCAAGATGAGCTTCCGTGCAGCAGCGGCTCTTATAAAG GGGCGCCCAATACTGCCTAGTCCTGTGCCACAATGGAAATGTTCTCGACGTAGCTTTGTGAGGCCAAGCTGGCAAGAGGATGAAATGGTAGATGGCACCGACACTTTAGACTCTTCCTTTTTCAGTAAG ATGGACATACATGAAGAAATGTACTCCATGCCCGATGATGTTTTTGAGTCCCCACCACTGTCTGCTAGTGGCGTGCCTGCTCCACCTCCACATTTTGGGTTAGAGCCCCAGACCACCCACAA GAAAGAAGTTATACAGCTTCCTTCGCTGGGGACAGCGGGACCCCGGCGGGGTCGTCGTATTGCTTCACAAGTGAAACACTTTGCATTTGACAAGAAAAAGCGGCAGTATGGGCTGGGTGTCGTAGGAAAGTGGCTGGACCGCACATATCGCCGCAGCCTGAGCAGCACAGTGCAAAAGCAGTTAGAGGATGTTCATAGCCACAG GCCTTACTTCACCTACTGGTTGACCTTTGTTCACATAGTGATAACCATTTTGTCGATCAGTACTTATGGTTTTGCTCCCATTGGATTCGCTCAGCATTCCACTACAGAGCTG GTTTTGCGAAACAAAGGTATTTATGAAAGCATCAAGTACACCCAGCAAGAGAACTTCTGGTTAGGACCTGGCTCG gATGCCTTAATTCACCTTGGAGCAAAGTTCTCTCCTTGTATTCGGAGGGATGAACAAATTGGTCTCTACATAGAAAAGGCCAGGGAAAGGGAGCGTTTTTCAGGCTGCTGCATCCAAAATGACAACTCTGGCTGTGTGCAGACTCGGCGTCAGGACTGTTCG GAAACTCTGGCCACCTTTGTAAGATGGACCAACAACTCTGGCAATCTGAATAATGCAGACACTAGACCATCCTCTGTAGTCTGCCATCAGGACCCTAG GACTTGTGAAGAGCCAGCTTCTGCACCCCCTCATGTCTGGCCAGATGATATCACACAGTGGCCG atCTGTACTCTTCAACCCAAAAAAAGCATCACTGGCTTTAAGCACATGGACTGTGTCATCAAAGGTCGACCCTGTTGTATTGGGACTAAGGGCAG GTGTGAAATTAGCACTCGGGAGTACTGCAAGTTCATGCATGGCTACTTCCATGAGGAGGCAACTCTCTGTTCTCAG GTCCATTGTCTAGATGAAGTGTGTGGACTGCTGCCCTTCCTCAATCCTCAGTATCCTGACCAGTTTTACCGACTCTGGCTCTCATTGTTCCTACATGCCGG GATTATCCACTGCCTGGTGTCTGTGGTCTTTCAGATGACTGTTCTACGAGACCTGGAGAAACTGGCCGGTTGGTTGCGCATATCGATTATCTTCATTCTGAGTGGTATCACTGGAAACTTGGCGAGTGCGTTGTTTCTCCCATATCGGGCTGAG GTTGGCCCTGCTGGTTCCCAGTTTGGAATTCTtgcctgtttgtttgttgagctaTTCCAGAGCTGGCAGATCCTCGAGCAACCCTGGACAGCCTTTTGTAAGCTACTGAGcttagtgctcatcctgttcctgtGTGGCCTTCTGCCTTGGATTGATAACATTGCCCATATCTTCGGATTCCTCAGCGGCCTCCTTCTGTCCTTTGCGTTTCTGCCGTATATCACCTTTGGCACGTCAGACAAGATGCGAAAACACGCCATGATAATAGTTTCGCTGCTAGCATTCTTAGGCCTTTTGGGTTCCCTCATTGTCTGGTTTTATGTCTATCCTATTAACTGGCACTGGCTAGAATACCTCACTTGCATCCCATTCACCAAAGATTTTTGCGAGAGGTATGACCTTGACCACGTGGTACACTTGACTCCCTGA